A genomic stretch from Marinobacter fonticola includes:
- the upp gene encoding uracil phosphoribosyltransferase — protein sequence MPVHEVKHPLIRHKLGLMRRADISTKNFRELAQEVAALLTYEATQDFQLEKHTLEGWAGPVEVERLSGKKVTIVPILRAGMGMLEGVLTLIPGARVSVVGQVRNEETLEASTYLEKLVGELDQRLAMIVDPMLATGGSMISTIDLLKKAGSTEIRALVLVAAPEGIEKVLEAHPDVSIYTASIDDRLNEKGYILPGLGDAGDKIFGTKQKDH from the coding sequence ATGCCCGTCCACGAGGTAAAGCACCCCCTCATCCGCCATAAACTCGGCCTGATGCGCCGGGCCGATATCAGCACCAAGAATTTCCGTGAACTCGCCCAGGAAGTCGCCGCCCTGCTAACCTACGAAGCGACCCAGGATTTCCAGCTGGAAAAGCACACTCTCGAGGGATGGGCAGGACCGGTCGAAGTGGAACGCCTGAGTGGCAAAAAAGTCACCATCGTGCCCATCCTCCGAGCCGGGATGGGCATGCTGGAAGGTGTGTTGACATTGATCCCCGGCGCACGGGTCAGCGTGGTGGGTCAGGTGCGTAACGAAGAAACCCTGGAAGCCAGTACTTACCTGGAAAAACTGGTAGGCGAACTGGACCAGCGTCTGGCCATGATCGTCGACCCGATGCTCGCCACAGGCGGCTCAATGATCTCCACCATCGACTTGCTAAAGAAAGCTGGTAGCACCGAGATCCGCGCGCTGGTCCTGGTGGCGGCACCCGAGGGTATTGAAAAGGTCCTGGAGGCGCATCCTGACGTGTCCATTTACACGGCCTCCATCGATGACCGGCTCAACGAGAAAGGCTATATCCTGCCCGGCCTCGGCGACGCTGGGGACAAGATTTTCGGCACCAAGCAAAAGGACCACTGA
- a CDS encoding uracil-xanthine permease family protein, producing the protein MQSTPNEPVWRQVISGAQMLLVAFGALVLMPLITGMDPNVALFTAGIGTLLFQIITGGQIPIFLASSFAFIAPIIAAKAKFGMEETLGGLVAAGILYMLLSALVKWRGTGFLNRLLPPVVIGPVIMVIGLSLAPVAVNMAMGKAGDGSAQLVPYTTAILIAMASLATTIVFAVFTKGIFRLIPILFGVLVGYVLSAFAGIVDLTPIREAVWLGLPNFVAPEFTWAAILFMIPVAIAPAVEHIGDILAIGTVTRKDYLKKPGLHRTLLGDGVATSTAALLGGPPNTTYSEVTGAVMLTRNFNPRVMIWAAVVAIVLAFIGKFGAALQTIPVPVMGGILCLLFGSIAVVGLNTLIRHHVDLSESRNLVIAGVTLVFGIGGMVIGQVEGIALCGLVAIGLNLVLPGGQAGWGDSTIPPQQASGSE; encoded by the coding sequence ATGCAAAGCACCCCGAACGAACCGGTATGGCGCCAGGTCATTTCTGGCGCGCAGATGTTGCTGGTCGCCTTCGGCGCCCTGGTGCTCATGCCCTTGATTACGGGAATGGATCCCAATGTCGCTCTATTCACGGCCGGTATCGGCACGCTGCTTTTTCAGATCATCACCGGCGGTCAGATTCCCATTTTCCTGGCGTCGTCCTTTGCGTTTATCGCACCGATAATCGCTGCCAAAGCCAAGTTCGGCATGGAAGAAACCCTGGGTGGATTGGTCGCAGCGGGTATTCTCTACATGCTTCTCAGCGCTCTGGTGAAATGGCGCGGCACCGGCTTTCTCAATCGCCTGCTGCCACCGGTAGTTATCGGACCGGTGATTATGGTCATCGGCCTGAGCCTGGCGCCGGTCGCGGTCAATATGGCGATGGGTAAAGCCGGTGACGGCAGCGCACAGCTTGTGCCCTATACGACGGCTATCTTGATCGCCATGGCGTCGCTGGCCACGACCATCGTGTTTGCCGTGTTCACCAAGGGAATCTTTCGGTTGATTCCGATCCTGTTCGGCGTTCTCGTCGGCTACGTCCTCTCCGCCTTCGCGGGCATCGTCGACCTGACCCCGATTCGGGAAGCCGTGTGGCTTGGACTGCCGAACTTCGTTGCACCGGAGTTCACCTGGGCTGCGATCCTGTTCATGATTCCGGTTGCCATCGCGCCGGCGGTGGAGCACATCGGCGACATCCTGGCCATCGGCACCGTCACCCGTAAGGATTATCTGAAAAAGCCCGGGCTGCACCGCACGCTGCTGGGCGACGGGGTGGCGACCAGCACGGCCGCCCTGCTCGGCGGCCCGCCCAACACGACGTATTCCGAAGTCACCGGCGCGGTCATGCTAACCCGTAACTTCAACCCGCGCGTTATGATCTGGGCGGCGGTCGTCGCCATCGTTCTAGCCTTCATCGGCAAGTTCGGCGCGGCGCTGCAAACGATCCCGGTGCCGGTGATGGGGGGCATTCTGTGCCTGCTGTTCGGCTCTATCGCCGTGGTCGGGCTGAACACACTAATCCGGCATCACGTGGATCTGTCCGAATCGCGAAACCTGGTCATCGCCGGAGTCACGCTGGTGTTCGGCATCGGCGGCATGGTTATTGGTCAGGTAGAAGGCATCGCCTTATGTGGCCTGGTCGCTATTGGCCTCAATCTGGTATTGCCCGGTGGCCAGGCGGGCTGGGGCGATTCGACCATTCCGCCACAGCAGGCTTCTGGATCAGAATAG